The sequence AAAGGCGAAGCGCCAGCGTTCCGGCGCAGGGCTGCGGAACTGCACGGCAACCCCGAGGTACTTCGCCTCGGCAGGCATCGCCTCGTCCTGCCCGTACTGCTTTCCCGGCGCCAGGACGATGTCCTTGACCTGAAGCACGTTCCCCGAGGCATCGCCCGCGTCAGTTGCAAGCTGTTCGTACGGCATCCGCACGAAAGCCTGCGCATCGCGCAGCTTGTACAGCTTCACCACAACGCTGATACCGCGCCCTTTGGGATCGGCATTCACGCCCTGCCCGGCAACGATGCGGACGGGAATCGCCTTGGGAAGCTGCGGCAACTGGAGCTGGGCCGGATCCTTCTTGAGCCC is a genomic window of Niveibacterium sp. SC-1 containing:
- the tssJ gene encoding type VI secretion system lipoprotein TssJ, encoding MDDQKPEHQESTQAVAHGLRGGALFLAVWMTSLSGCGSTGTGLQKISDGALEVVGLKKDPAQLQLPQLPKAIPVRIVAGQGVNADPKGRGISVVVKLYKLRDAQAFVRMPYEQLATDAGDASGNVLQVKDIVLAPGKQYGQDEAMPAEAKYLGVAVQFRSPAPERWRFAFAVDANAKNGILIGLHECAMTVSQGVLYEAPVTDPGSLNAVHCVR